Proteins encoded in a region of the Prunus persica cultivar Lovell chromosome G4, Prunus_persica_NCBIv2, whole genome shotgun sequence genome:
- the LOC18778553 gene encoding RING-H2 finger protein ATL74, whose protein sequence is MAQTPPPIPPIPPIPSPTSIRTLCDQDPHHDQLQPPNHLNSMVILAAIFCAFVCALGLNSMLQCVFQCANRALTEPVQWVASRRLNSGLKKEEMVALPTSTYSADLNTSPSSSSSSSSGCAICLVDFSDGDKIRVLPKCNHWFHVACIDKWLLRHSSCPTCRHRLKSSGSMPSLAEIVTT, encoded by the coding sequence ATGGCTCAAACACCCCCTCCAATTCCTCCAATTCCTCCAATTCCTAGTCCAACATCAATCAGAACACTCTGTGATCAAGACCCTCATCATGATCAACTCCAACCCCCAAACCATCTCAATTCTATGGTCATCTTGGCAGCCATTTTCTGTGCTTTTGTATGTGCTCTTGGTCTCAACTCCATGTTACAATGTGTTTTTCAGTGTGCCAACCGTGCCCTTACCGAACCTGTCCAATGGGTAGCTTCGCGCAGGCTTAATTCAGGGCTTAAGAAGGAGGAGATGGTAGCTTTGCCCACTTCAACTTATAGTGCCGATTTGAACACTtctccatcatcatcatcttcttcttcttccggTTGTGCTATTTGTTTGGTGGACTTTTCTGATGGGGACAAGATAAGGGTCCTGCCCAAATGCAACCATTGGTTTCATGTTGCATGCATTGACAAATGGTTGCTCCGCCACTCTTCTTGCCCTACTTGCAGGCATAGGCTCAAGTCAAGTGGCTCCATGCCCTCTCTTGCTGAAATTGTCACAACCTAA
- the LOC18778898 gene encoding polygalacturonase QRT3 produces the protein MRPIPSAALCFFFFFFLVEEAKCSSYRQQMLSAFNHSKLPFSLAQASNVTRNGRVFYPIGYGADPTGAEDSTDALLKAVEEAFQLKSGLELLPGITDLGGVVIDLQGGNYKISQPLRFPSGAGNVVVQGGSLRGSSTFPGDRHLIELWSPSSQKLKQKATIASNAAFFEKAQNNNNVGIYYEDITFRDILFDSSFRGGGIFVVDSARIRITNCFFLHFTTEGILVQKGHETFISNTFLGQHSTVGGDKGERDFTGTAIDLASNDNAITDVVIFSAAIGIMLRGQANVVTGAHCYNKATGFGGIGILVKLAGNSQTRLDNCYLDFNAIVLEDPVQVHVTNGFFLGDANIVLKSVNGKVFGLNIVNNMFTGSSQVPIVQLEGQFGDIDQVVIDQNNVVGMGLKSTVGRLNVEGNGTKWVADFSSVLVFPNRINNFQYSFYTKGEDKFTAHAVTNVSSNVVVVESEKVVNGVVSLVVHQ, from the exons ATGAGGCCCATCCCATCAGCAGCAttgtgtttcttcttcttcttcttcttggtagAAGAAGCTAAATGTTCTTCTTACAGGCAACAAATGCTGTCAGCATTCAATCATTCCAAGCTGCCCTTTTCACTGGCTCAAGCTTCAAATGTCACAAGG AATGGGAGGGTGTTTTACCCAATCGGGTACGGGGCAGATCCGACTGGAGCAGAGGACAGCACAGATGCCCTACTCAAAGCGGTGGAGGAGGCTTTTCAACTGAAATCCGGGCTTGAATTGCTGCCTGGAATCACTGACCTGGGAGGCGTTGTTATTGATCTTCAAGGTGGAAATTACAAAATCAGCCAACCTCTTAGGTTCCCATCAGGTGCTGGCAATGTTGTG gtACAAGGAGGATCTCTACGAGGCTCATCCACATTCCCAGGGGACCGCCATCTCATTGAACTATGGTCACCAAGTTCCCAAAAACTCAAGCAAAAAGCCACCATCGCCAGCAATGCCGCCTTCTTTGAGAAAGcccaaaacaataataatgtaGGCATCTACTATGAGGACATCACATTCAGAGACATTCTCTTCGATTCAAGCTTCAGAGGAGGAGGCATTTTCGTCGTGGATTCGGCCCGAATTCGAATAACCAACTGCTTCTTCCTCCACTTTACAACAGaaggcattttagtccaaaaaGGCCACGAGACCTTCATATCAAACACCTTCTTGGGGCAGCACTCAACGGTTGGAGGAGACAAAGGTGAGAGGGATTTTACAGGCACTGCCATTGACCTTGCCAGCAATGACAATGCCATTACTGACGTTGTAATATTCTCGGCTGCTATTGGTATTATGCTGAGGGGCCAGGCAAACGTGGTCACTGGGGCACATTGCTATAATAAGGCCACAGGGTTTGGTGGCATAGGCATTTTGGTAAAATTGGCAGGGAACTCTCAAACCAGATTGGATAATTGCTACTTGGATTTCAATGCCATAGTCTTGGAAGACCCAGTTCAAGTTCATGTGACAAATGGGTTCTTCTTAGGTGATGCAAATATAGTCTTAAAATCTGTCAATGGCAAGGTTTTTGGGCTAAATATTGTGAACAACATGTTTACAGGGAGCTCACAGGTTCCAATAGTCCAGTTAGAGGGGCAGTTTGGGGATATTGATCAAGTGGTGATTGATCAGAACAATGTGGTTGGGATGGGGTTGAAATCAACGGTGGGGAGATTGAATGTGGAGGGCAATGGGACCAAATGGGTGGCTGATTTTTCATCTGTTTTGGTGTTTCCCAACAGGATTAATAATTTCCAGTACTCATTCTATACAAAAGGGGAGGACAAGTTCACAGCTCATGCTGTGACAAATGTGTCAAGCAATGTGGTGGTTGTGGAGAGTGAGAAGGTGGTAAATGGTGTGGTTTCTCTGGTTGTTCACCAGTAG